From a single Aggregatilinea lenta genomic region:
- a CDS encoding sensor histidine kinase: MPTDETHSPMSPGTLDEQRRALSRILRHDLRNPLTALAGYADLTLRAGDLNPGQTRWLGRLRQLVDKLSEAADDLSDVAWLDAGLPLDYVPFDLGVAIYAAVAVCAEEAQGREIALETDVAADLPALRGDPAWMERALVALVENGLRYSPAGATVRVRAWSEKGGVWCAVTDEGFGITPDDQRHVWDRYWRSPDPHVQAVPGGGLGLTLVRAVVLRQGGSLHLDSDPAQGTTVTIRFSTGESTS; this comes from the coding sequence ATGCCGACAGATGAAACGCATTCGCCCATGTCGCCCGGCACGCTCGACGAGCAGCGCCGCGCGCTTTCCCGCATCCTCCGCCACGACCTGCGCAACCCGCTCACGGCGCTGGCGGGCTACGCCGATCTCACGCTGCGTGCGGGCGATCTCAATCCGGGCCAGACCCGGTGGCTGGGACGCCTGCGCCAGTTGGTCGACAAGCTCTCCGAGGCGGCGGACGACCTGTCCGACGTGGCGTGGCTGGACGCCGGGCTGCCGCTCGACTATGTCCCATTCGACCTGGGTGTGGCTATTTACGCGGCGGTGGCCGTCTGCGCCGAAGAAGCGCAGGGGCGCGAGATCGCGCTGGAAACGGACGTGGCGGCGGACCTGCCCGCACTGAGGGGCGACCCGGCCTGGATGGAGCGCGCGCTGGTCGCGTTGGTCGAAAACGGCCTGCGCTACAGCCCGGCGGGCGCGACCGTCCGCGTGCGCGCCTGGTCGGAAAAAGGTGGCGTCTGGTGCGCCGTGACCGACGAAGGCTTCGGCATCACACCCGATGACCAGCGCCACGTCTGGGACCGCTACTGGCGCTCGCCCGATCCGCACGTGCAGGCGGTGCCGGGTGGCGGTCTCGGCCTGACACTGGTGCGCGCTGTCGTACTGCGGCAGGGCGGCAGTCTCCACCTGGACAGCGACCCCGCCCAGGGAACCACTGTGACGATCCGCTTTTCAACCGGAGAAAGCACATCGTAA
- a CDS encoding sugar phosphate nucleotidyltransferase: MKIFVPGRICLLGEHSDWAGGYRRINADIEKGHALITGTNQGIYAEVEAHPSALVLTSTTPDGVTHGPHEIPMNAKALLAEAESGSYWSYAAGVAYQVLTHYRVRGLVINNYETDLPIKKGLSSSAAISVLTARAFNRVYDLKMTVRGEMEMAYQGEITTPSRCGRMDQGCAFGSRPVLMTFDGERLDTDEVQVGQDMHFVIVDLQAHKDTMKILSQLNRSYPFPRNEIEEDVQKLLGPINRRIVHQAIEALEAGDGPRLGELMAEAQDFFDRYATPACPEELTAPVLHRVLGYEPLKPHIWGGKGVGSQGDGTAQFLARSADDQQAVIEIIERDLEMSCLALTLSTGPKVRKAVIPAAGFGTRLFPASKATKKELFPVVDRDGIAKPAILLIVEEALDAGIDEVIIIVQEEDLDEFESFFNQQVSIENFNKLPPHFQAYSKRLLDIGKHVRFVIQRNQEGLGHAVYATREIIGDEPFLLMLGDHIYRSDGERSCARQLIDVYQQHGISTLGLRRTPAEMLASFGTATGIWLEPDVLLNVTEFAEKPTVDYARSNLRMPGLGDDEFLTVFGQYVIKPALFNYLEEHINHNVRERGEFQLTSALDRLRQEDGFLGVIVDGQRFDIGQPDYYLQTLHDFRYG; this comes from the coding sequence TTGAAAATCTTCGTTCCGGGCCGCATCTGTCTGCTTGGCGAGCACTCCGACTGGGCCGGAGGCTACCGCCGCATTAACGCCGACATCGAAAAAGGCCATGCTCTGATCACCGGGACCAACCAGGGTATTTACGCCGAGGTCGAGGCGCATCCCAGCGCGCTCGTGCTGACATCCACCACGCCGGACGGCGTCACGCATGGGCCGCACGAGATTCCCATGAATGCCAAGGCGCTGCTGGCCGAGGCCGAAAGCGGCAGCTATTGGAGCTACGCGGCGGGCGTCGCCTATCAGGTGCTGACGCACTACCGCGTGCGCGGGCTGGTGATCAACAACTACGAGACGGACCTGCCGATCAAAAAGGGTCTGTCGTCCAGCGCAGCGATCTCCGTGCTGACGGCGCGCGCTTTCAACCGCGTGTATGACCTGAAGATGACCGTGCGTGGCGAGATGGAAATGGCCTACCAGGGCGAGATCACCACGCCGTCGCGCTGCGGGCGCATGGACCAGGGCTGCGCGTTCGGCAGCCGCCCGGTGCTGATGACCTTCGACGGCGAGCGGCTGGATACGGACGAAGTCCAGGTGGGGCAGGACATGCACTTCGTGATCGTCGATCTTCAGGCGCACAAAGACACCATGAAGATCCTCTCGCAGCTCAACCGCAGCTACCCGTTCCCGCGCAACGAGATCGAAGAGGACGTGCAGAAGCTGCTGGGGCCGATTAACCGCCGCATCGTGCATCAGGCGATTGAGGCTTTGGAAGCGGGCGACGGGCCGCGCCTGGGCGAATTGATGGCCGAGGCGCAGGACTTCTTCGACCGCTACGCGACGCCTGCCTGTCCCGAAGAACTGACCGCGCCCGTGCTGCATCGCGTGCTGGGCTACGAGCCGCTCAAGCCGCACATCTGGGGCGGCAAGGGCGTCGGCTCGCAGGGGGACGGCACGGCGCAGTTCCTCGCACGCAGCGCGGACGACCAGCAGGCGGTGATTGAGATCATCGAGCGCGACCTGGAAATGTCCTGCCTCGCGCTGACGCTGAGCACCGGGCCGAAGGTGCGCAAGGCGGTCATTCCGGCGGCGGGATTCGGCACGCGGCTGTTCCCGGCGTCGAAGGCCACCAAAAAGGAACTGTTTCCCGTGGTGGACCGCGACGGCATCGCCAAGCCCGCGATTTTGCTGATCGTGGAGGAGGCGCTCGACGCGGGCATCGACGAGGTAATCATCATCGTGCAGGAAGAAGACCTCGACGAGTTCGAGTCGTTCTTCAACCAGCAGGTCTCCATCGAGAACTTCAACAAGCTGCCGCCACACTTCCAGGCCTATTCCAAGCGGCTGCTGGACATCGGTAAGCATGTGCGCTTCGTGATCCAGCGCAACCAGGAAGGGCTGGGCCACGCGGTGTATGCGACGCGCGAGATCATCGGTGACGAGCCGTTCCTGCTGATGCTGGGCGACCATATTTACCGCTCGGACGGCGAGCGCTCGTGCGCGCGCCAGCTCATCGACGTCTACCAGCAGCACGGCATCAGCACGCTGGGCCTGCGCCGCACCCCGGCGGAGATGCTCGCCAGCTTCGGCACGGCGACCGGCATCTGGCTGGAGCCGGACGTGCTGCTTAACGTCACCGAATTCGCCGAGAAGCCCACGGTCGATTACGCGCGCAGCAACCTGCGCATGCCCGGCCTGGGGGACGACGAGTTCCTGACGGTGTTTGGGCAGTACGTCATCAAGCCGGCGCTGTTCAACTATCTCGAAGAGCACATCAATCACAACGTGCGCGAGCGCGGCGAGTTCCAGTTGACGTCCGCGCTGGACCGTCTGCGGCAGGAAGACGGCTTCCTGGGTGTGATCGTCGACGGCCAGCGCTTCGATATCGGCCAGCCGGACTATTACCTGCAAACGCTGCACGACTTCCGCTACGGTTAG